A stretch of Leptospiraceae bacterium DNA encodes these proteins:
- a CDS encoding DUF2834 domain-containing protein, whose product MIFNFKNLILFLGISFALLFGIIVLPPFLQNPDIIAAFGAGFVNPYSTGYSLDTIFCWMILTVWVFYEAREKKIRYGWIAVLLGIVPGVATGFALYLIIRMKQNK is encoded by the coding sequence ATGATTTTTAACTTTAAAAACCTAATTCTATTTTTGGGAATTTCCTTCGCTTTATTGTTTGGGATAATCGTTCTTCCCCCCTTCCTGCAAAATCCGGATATAATAGCTGCCTTCGGAGCAGGATTTGTGAACCCATACTCTACAGGCTATTCCTTAGATACAATTTTTTGTTGGATGATTCTTACTGTGTGGGTTTTCTATGAAGCGAGAGAAAAAAAAATTAGGTATGGTTGGATTGCAGTTCTACTTGGAATTGTTCCAGGAGTTGCGACTGGCTTTGCTTTGTATTTAATAATTCGAATGAAACAGAATAAATAA
- a CDS encoding PAS domain S-box protein produces MKKPSKEKKKKNSEEPKQQVILPTYYVAIGASAGGLEAIDIFFSTMPALSGLAYVVIQHLSPDFKSLMVELLSKKTAMPVHRAEDNMLILPDNVYLIPPKKNLNIFHGKLFLSEQDHSKGVNLPIDVFFKSLAEDQGEKSIGIVLSGTGSDGTRGLRVIKELGGMVMVQKEDTAKFDGMPRAAISTGLADFILPPEDMPGQLVSFSKHPYATKSVRSETLLSEEEGLTRIFSLLREKCRVDFTFYKPSTITRRIERRMSISQTNDLKEYIEYLVRYPGEVNSLYRELLIGVTSFFRDQEVFDFLYSKCMQKILQSTPNKEIRFWVAACSTGEEAYSLAMLARECMEEMKQTFDVKIFATDIDKDAIHFAANGIYPESITADLSPKLLSKYFYKKDDNFQVARNIREMVVFAQHNLIKDPPFTNISLLSCRNVLIYLQPILQKKVFEFFNFSLNPEGVLMLGTSESTSEMSDFFETLDIKFKIYRSKGKVKPLTDNSPLFQPTDTRMREMKNQATGTRRFLRSSEDERVLERFFQTVSKDYLPLSVIVNEQMEVIHTLGDPQDYFKVPSGKLTNDISKMAIKELSVPITTGIQKVFRQHQEVRFSNIKVRQNNIETFINLRIIPLSLKKGQEELVTILIGETKKIDVSEINPAIQSFDLSKEAEEHLRDLEQELQFTRENLQATIEELETTNEELQATNEELLASNEELQSTNEELQSTNEELFTVNAEFQGKIIELTELHNDIQNIISTSHISQLLLDENLEVRRFSPNVSSILKLLSNDIGRPITHIPNYLVDFDLIRAIRETQRTTMHSEREVKTHDGSSYLLRIDPYVIGPKSFSGIIISFVNVTEIIKSRDALNNLEIRFQTLFKTMELGVVYHNSMGQIISANPAAEKILGMSFEQMKGKVSTEQSWRVIREDGSDFIGEEHPAMIALKTGKTVKNVTMGVYNPNHQSYAWINVSATPLFEEGNSTPFQVYAVFNDITERLSVESKLRDNITMLNLAMDTANMAWWELDLTTGFIVFSKRKAEMLDYPPETFKLYSDFMNLVHPDDYEPTMAAMRSHIDGKADKYTAEYRIRTRTGGYKWFRDTGAIVKRDSNKKPVKVVGLVIDVTRQKEIIATQEGQESH; encoded by the coding sequence ATGAAAAAACCTTCCAAAGAAAAGAAGAAGAAAAATTCAGAGGAACCAAAACAACAGGTAATTCTACCTACTTATTATGTAGCGATTGGTGCTTCTGCCGGTGGACTTGAGGCGATTGACATCTTTTTTTCTACAATGCCAGCTTTAAGTGGTTTAGCTTATGTGGTTATTCAGCATTTGTCGCCAGATTTCAAAAGTCTCATGGTTGAGCTACTCTCAAAAAAAACTGCGATGCCAGTGCATAGGGCTGAAGACAATATGCTTATTCTTCCAGACAATGTATATCTGATTCCACCTAAAAAAAATCTGAATATATTTCATGGAAAACTATTCCTTAGCGAGCAGGATCATTCTAAAGGAGTCAACCTTCCGATCGATGTATTTTTTAAATCCTTGGCAGAAGACCAAGGAGAAAAATCTATTGGAATCGTTCTTTCTGGAACTGGAAGTGATGGAACTCGTGGTTTAAGAGTCATAAAAGAATTAGGTGGAATGGTCATGGTGCAGAAAGAAGATACTGCCAAGTTTGACGGGATGCCGCGAGCTGCAATTTCTACTGGTCTGGCTGATTTTATTTTGCCTCCAGAGGATATGCCAGGACAATTAGTTTCTTTCTCCAAGCATCCATACGCTACAAAATCCGTTCGTTCGGAAACACTGTTAAGTGAAGAAGAAGGTCTCACCAGAATTTTTTCTCTCTTAAGAGAAAAGTGTAGAGTTGATTTTACTTTTTATAAGCCAAGCACGATCACCAGAAGAATTGAAAGAAGAATGAGCATTTCGCAAACCAATGATCTTAAAGAATACATCGAGTATTTGGTACGTTATCCGGGAGAAGTAAATTCATTATACCGTGAACTACTAATTGGAGTTACTAGTTTTTTTAGAGACCAAGAGGTATTTGATTTTCTTTATTCTAAGTGTATGCAAAAAATTTTACAGTCTACTCCCAATAAAGAAATCAGATTTTGGGTAGCTGCTTGCTCTACCGGAGAAGAAGCATATAGCCTAGCAATGCTTGCACGAGAATGCATGGAAGAGATGAAGCAAACTTTTGATGTGAAAATTTTTGCCACTGATATAGACAAAGATGCTATTCATTTTGCGGCTAACGGTATTTATCCTGAAAGTATAACTGCTGACTTGTCTCCAAAATTATTGTCCAAGTATTTCTACAAGAAGGATGATAATTTTCAAGTAGCGCGAAACATTAGGGAAATGGTTGTTTTTGCACAACATAATTTAATCAAGGATCCTCCCTTCACAAATATTTCTCTGTTGAGTTGTAGGAATGTCCTAATTTATTTGCAGCCAATTCTGCAAAAGAAAGTCTTTGAATTCTTTAACTTTTCCTTGAATCCAGAGGGAGTCTTGATGCTAGGCACGAGTGAATCGACTAGCGAAATGAGTGATTTTTTTGAAACTTTAGATATTAAATTCAAAATATATCGTTCCAAAGGAAAGGTAAAGCCATTAACAGATAATTCTCCCTTATTTCAACCAACTGATACAAGAATGAGGGAAATGAAAAACCAAGCAACTGGCACAAGGCGTTTTCTCAGATCCTCGGAGGATGAGCGAGTATTGGAGCGATTCTTTCAAACGGTGTCTAAAGACTATTTGCCGCTATCCGTTATCGTCAATGAGCAAATGGAGGTTATCCACACATTAGGAGATCCACAAGATTATTTTAAAGTGCCTTCTGGAAAGCTCACCAATGATATTTCCAAAATGGCAATCAAGGAGTTGTCTGTTCCTATTACTACAGGGATTCAGAAAGTATTTCGACAACACCAAGAAGTCAGATTTTCAAATATAAAAGTCAGACAAAATAATATTGAAACATTTATTAATCTGCGAATTATACCATTATCCTTAAAGAAAGGACAAGAAGAATTAGTTACTATTCTAATCGGAGAAACTAAAAAAATTGATGTCTCAGAAATAAATCCTGCCATTCAATCTTTTGATTTATCCAAAGAAGCAGAAGAGCATTTACGGGATTTGGAGCAAGAATTACAATTCACGAGAGAAAATTTACAAGCAACCATTGAAGAACTAGAAACGACCAATGAAGAACTACAAGCGACTAACGAAGAGTTACTCGCAAGTAATGAAGAACTACAATCTACAAATGAAGAATTGCAATCTACAAACGAAGAACTCTTTACAGTGAACGCTGAGTTTCAAGGCAAAATCATTGAATTAACTGAACTGCACAATGACATTCAGAATATCATTAGCACTTCTCATATCAGTCAGTTGCTTTTGGATGAAAATCTTGAAGTGAGAAGATTTTCGCCTAACGTATCTTCTATCTTAAAACTACTCAGCAATGATATTGGGCGACCGATAACGCATATACCAAATTATCTGGTAGACTTTGACTTGATTAGAGCAATTAGAGAAACACAAAGAACGACAATGCATTCCGAAAGAGAAGTCAAGACGCACGATGGAAGCTCGTATCTGCTCCGAATTGATCCGTATGTTATCGGACCAAAGTCTTTTTCTGGAATAATTATTTCTTTTGTAAATGTTACAGAAATTATCAAATCAAGAGATGCACTAAATAATTTGGAAATTCGTTTTCAAACTTTATTCAAAACAATGGAACTAGGCGTTGTATACCATAATAGCATGGGACAAATAATTTCAGCCAATCCGGCAGCAGAGAAAATACTAGGAATGTCCTTTGAGCAAATGAAAGGGAAAGTCTCTACCGAACAGAGCTGGCGAGTCATTCGAGAAGATGGGTCTGATTTCATTGGAGAAGAGCATCCAGCAATGATTGCACTGAAAACAGGAAAAACGGTTAAAAATGTAACAATGGGAGTTTATAATCCCAATCATCAGTCTTATGCTTGGATCAATGTTTCTGCTACTCCATTATTTGAAGAAGGAAACTCTACTCCTTTTCAGGTGTATGCAGTTTTTAATGATATAACAGAGCGTTTATCTGTAGAGTCTAAGCTTAGGGACAATATCACTATGCTGAATCTGGCAATGGATACAGCAAATATGGCTTGGTGGGAATTGGATTTGACTACTGGTTTTATTGTTTTCAGTAAGCGAAAAGCGGAAATGCTTGATTATCCGCCGGAGACATTTAAACTTTATTCAGATTTTATGAATTTAGTTCATCCGGATGATTACGAACCGACCATGGCTGCTATGCGAAGTCATATAGATGGGAAGGCGGATAAATACACAGCAGAATACAGGATACGGACAAGAACTGGTGGTTACAAATGGTTTCGTGATACAGGTGCTATTGTAAAAAGAGATTCAAATAAAAAACCAGTGAAAGTAGTTGGACTGGTTATTGACGTGACTAGACAAAAAGAAATAATTGCAACGCAAGAAGGACAAGAAAGTCACTAG
- a CDS encoding DUF2200 domain-containing protein codes for MKETPEHNERIAKLTFASVYPLYIAKLERKGRTKKELHQVIEWLTGFDERKLQEFIEEKATFKSFFAKAKLNPKAQLIKGVICGYRIEEIENPLTKQTRYLDKLVDELAKGKKIEKILFHSV; via the coding sequence ATGAAAGAAACACCGGAACATAATGAACGTATCGCAAAACTGACATTTGCCTCAGTTTATCCTCTTTACATCGCAAAACTTGAGAGAAAGGGTCGAACAAAAAAGGAATTGCATCAAGTAATAGAATGGCTGACAGGTTTTGATGAAAGAAAACTGCAAGAATTCATTGAAGAGAAAGCAACTTTTAAATCATTCTTTGCGAAGGCTAAATTAAATCCTAAAGCTCAACTAATCAAAGGTGTTATTTGTGGCTATCGTATAGAAGAAATTGAAAATCCTCTAACAAAACAAACTAGGTATTTAGATAAGTTAGTGGACGAGTTGGCAAAAGGAAAAAAGATAGAGAAAATTTTATTCCATTCAGTTTAA
- a CDS encoding TfoX/Sxy family DNA transformation protein yields the protein MKSSLEGKINLGKTLISELNQIGIFSLEDLSKTGSVTAYLKICINKQVNKLPFCYYLYSFEGAIKNIHWTKFSKSEKKRLVDLVYQSYERKISVKNFSCS from the coding sequence ATGAAATCATCACTGGAAGGAAAAATCAATCTAGGTAAAACATTAATTTCAGAGTTAAATCAGATTGGGATTTTTAGTCTAGAAGATTTAAGCAAAACCGGTTCAGTAACTGCTTATTTAAAAATCTGCATAAACAAGCAAGTGAATAAATTGCCTTTTTGTTATTACTTGTATTCATTTGAAGGAGCAATTAAAAATATTCACTGGACTAAATTTAGTAAGTCTGAAAAAAAGAGACTGGTCGATTTAGTTTACCAGTCTTATGAAAGAAAAATATCAGTCAAAAATTTTTCCTGTTCATGA
- a CDS encoding VOC family protein: MKLHSGIITDKLIESKEFYTQILDFEIKFESDWFILLNVKERPEYELALMLPEQAQTRKDYFQKKYSSGIWLLLEVEDIQEYFTKLKNKKVKIDLELTTEEWGDTHFTVLDPNGIGIDILQERKQ; encoded by the coding sequence ATGAAACTACACAGCGGAATAATCACGGATAAACTAATTGAATCCAAAGAATTTTATACTCAAATTTTAGATTTTGAAATTAAATTTGAGTCCGATTGGTTCATTTTACTAAATGTAAAAGAGAGACCTGAATATGAATTAGCTTTGATGTTACCAGAACAAGCCCAAACTAGGAAAGACTATTTTCAAAAAAAATATTCTTCTGGAATTTGGTTACTTTTGGAAGTGGAGGATATTCAAGAATACTTCACCAAATTGAAAAATAAAAAAGTGAAAATTGATTTAGAGCTTACGACTGAAGAATGGGGTGATACTCATTTTACAGTATTAGATCCGAATGGAATCGGAATCGATATTCTTCAGGAGAGAAAGCAATGA
- a CDS encoding AraC family transcriptional regulator, translating into MKEKYQSKIFPVHEFVLKNLEKKITLNQLAFLSGFSNFHFHRIFKELNGEPISTHLKRLRLEKAAFELKVSEIPAKEISIQAGFDSYEAFSRAFKKSFKMNPTEFRKRFSKLNKSIQNFSQVPKGIKLNEIHIRKIDPIQIAFLRKIGPYQELAGPDKNSKEFKKIIQFAELNQMNWKNHQMIGVCQDDPEITEASKIRFDIGLTITKKCQLLPEMGIQTLKGGNYLVCRYRGAYIGLYDVYIFLLNEFCPKHKYSISSDSLFEVYVYGFDKEIADIFIPLRNHSSE; encoded by the coding sequence ATGAAAGAAAAATATCAGTCAAAAATTTTTCCTGTTCATGAATTTGTTTTGAAGAATTTAGAAAAGAAAATTACTTTAAATCAATTGGCTTTTTTGTCAGGGTTCTCCAATTTTCATTTTCATAGAATATTCAAAGAATTAAATGGAGAACCAATTTCTACCCATCTAAAAAGATTGCGCTTAGAAAAAGCAGCCTTTGAATTAAAAGTAAGTGAAATCCCTGCTAAAGAAATTTCTATCCAGGCTGGATTTGATTCTTATGAAGCATTTAGTCGAGCATTCAAAAAAAGTTTTAAAATGAATCCAACTGAATTTAGAAAAAGATTTTCTAAATTGAATAAATCAATACAAAACTTCTCCCAAGTTCCAAAAGGAATTAAGTTAAATGAAATTCATATTCGAAAAATAGATCCAATCCAAATTGCCTTTCTAAGAAAAATTGGACCATACCAGGAACTTGCCGGTCCGGATAAAAATTCAAAAGAGTTTAAAAAAATAATTCAATTTGCTGAATTAAATCAAATGAATTGGAAGAATCATCAAATGATAGGCGTTTGCCAGGATGATCCAGAAATTACGGAGGCAAGTAAAATTCGATTTGATATTGGACTCACTATTACAAAGAAATGTCAACTTCTTCCTGAGATGGGAATCCAAACCCTGAAAGGAGGAAATTATTTAGTTTGCCGATATAGAGGAGCCTATATCGGACTCTATGATGTTTATATTTTTTTACTTAATGAATTTTGTCCCAAGCATAAATATTCTATATCCAGTGATTCTTTATTTGAAGTGTATGTTTACGGATTCGATAAAGAAATCGCAGATATTTTTATTCCCCTTCGCAATCATTCTTCGGAATAA
- a CDS encoding FecR domain-containing protein: MKWYRFVVFSIFIFIVTLSAQETETYIVKDNDTLAKISREKLNDPNLWREFLQYNQIDNPHKIIQGMILKIPTHLSKKNSPKINEVAELRSYFGKVEFKSSDKSWTSVNKKQKFIDNEWIRTSSDSSAEIEYADETKTVIQMRQNSSIKLEKQSEQGLSLSSGSIFLKIFNHANNKEIKYSVVTPGAVIGVRGTTFYVSLDKEETSLVGCYQGEVDVSAQSVTVIVPKGYGTRVIKGQPPIEPFKLLEPVVPKPALEK; encoded by the coding sequence ATGAAGTGGTATAGATTTGTAGTGTTTTCGATATTTATTTTTATTGTTACATTATCTGCTCAAGAAACGGAAACTTATATTGTGAAAGACAATGATACTCTAGCAAAAATTTCTAGAGAAAAGTTAAACGATCCTAATCTCTGGAGAGAATTTTTACAATACAATCAAATAGATAATCCGCATAAAATAATACAGGGTATGATCTTAAAAATTCCCACTCATTTAAGTAAAAAAAATTCTCCTAAAATAAATGAGGTAGCTGAACTCCGCTCCTATTTCGGCAAAGTCGAATTTAAATCGTCAGACAAAAGCTGGACGTCGGTAAACAAAAAACAAAAATTTATAGACAATGAATGGATTAGAACTTCCTCCGACTCGAGTGCAGAAATAGAATATGCTGATGAAACAAAGACTGTAATTCAAATGCGGCAAAATTCAAGTATAAAACTGGAGAAACAGTCCGAACAGGGACTTAGTCTTTCATCGGGGAGTATATTTCTAAAAATTTTTAATCATGCGAACAATAAGGAAATCAAATACTCTGTTGTCACCCCGGGAGCAGTGATAGGCGTAAGAGGAACTACTTTTTATGTTAGTCTAGACAAAGAAGAAACAAGTTTAGTAGGATGTTATCAGGGAGAGGTAGACGTTAGTGCACAGAGTGTAACAGTGATTGTTCCCAAGGGCTATGGAACGAGAGTAATCAAAGGACAGCCACCGATTGAGCCTTTCAAACTACTCGAACCTGTAGTTCCGAAACCTGCTTTGGAGAAATAA
- a CDS encoding PAS domain S-box protein has translation MFHAEDKSIQFANNAAIESLGHTLEQLEGKAPNAEWKIIKEDGTEYSTESLPAMIVFETGKEVINQVIGIYNTKNNEIKWFKVNAYPLRKKDNENGYGVFATFSKFTQEKKSQTLEKTISDKLQRAYIDLQQRQFAIDQHSIIAVTDLSGKIIYVNEKFCKISKFSEQELLGENHRIINSDYHARFFFEELYKTIYAGKIWHGEIRNKTKNGEIYWVDTTIVPLQDEKGALEQFIAIMTDITIQKNIQEELRFSEAKIRVLLESNTQAIIFLDSNKKIQFFNNVANRNSLLVFNRELAYGESIHKSILPEDIDSFDAAFKISLNGSVFTLEKPVNINNEDYWFELQFAPVKNEKDLIIGVLFTVNDINDRKQLHRELAQSELRFRTIFDQAPMGIALANSYSGIPVQVNQKFCEILGSDSDELTNIEFLNFIFPGDKEFYEENMNRLNSGKIKLFAIELRFIKKDGSLIWTHVTCVPLWNKDDKIRLNIRILIDITHRKKNEEELNQNLKELENLNNTKDKFFNIIAHDLRNPFSGIMGIAELLENQVMSDNSEFAEYLIKYLKMIQTSSKSAYNLLENLMQWTKSQTGEIRINAREIYLKNLVDASINIISSNAFQKNISVECEILSDEKVFADESIVNTILRNLLTNAIKFSYPNGKVIVSSNAKGEFLEISISDFGVGIAPNNIEKLFRIDSKFINPGTKNEKGTGLGLILCKEFTELHGGEIRVKSEIGKGSTFTFTLPKENF, from the coding sequence GTGTTTCATGCAGAAGATAAGTCTATCCAGTTTGCCAATAATGCAGCGATAGAAAGTTTAGGACATACATTAGAACAATTAGAGGGCAAGGCTCCTAACGCTGAATGGAAAATAATAAAGGAAGACGGGACAGAGTATTCCACCGAATCACTTCCGGCTATGATTGTATTTGAAACAGGCAAAGAAGTTATAAATCAAGTCATCGGAATATACAATACTAAAAACAATGAAATCAAATGGTTTAAAGTAAACGCATATCCGCTCAGAAAAAAAGATAATGAAAACGGCTACGGTGTGTTTGCCACATTCTCCAAATTTACTCAAGAAAAAAAATCTCAAACATTAGAAAAAACAATCTCTGACAAATTGCAAAGAGCCTATATTGATTTACAACAAAGGCAATTTGCAATAGATCAGCATTCTATCATAGCAGTTACCGATCTATCTGGAAAAATTATATATGTAAATGAAAAGTTTTGTAAAATTAGTAAATTTTCAGAGCAAGAGTTATTAGGAGAGAATCATCGAATTATAAATTCTGATTACCATGCTCGTTTCTTTTTTGAGGAGTTATATAAAACCATTTATGCAGGCAAAATATGGCACGGAGAAATTCGAAATAAAACAAAAAATGGAGAAATTTATTGGGTGGATACTACCATTGTGCCTCTCCAAGATGAAAAAGGTGCGTTAGAACAATTTATTGCAATCATGACAGATATAACGATTCAAAAAAATATTCAAGAGGAATTGCGTTTTTCAGAAGCAAAAATTAGAGTGTTGCTGGAAAGTAATACACAAGCCATTATTTTTCTCGATTCAAATAAAAAAATACAATTTTTTAATAATGTGGCTAATCGAAATAGCCTGCTGGTATTTAATAGAGAATTAGCTTACGGGGAATCAATTCATAAATCTATTTTGCCGGAAGATATTGATAGTTTTGATGCCGCATTTAAGATTTCTCTAAATGGATCAGTGTTTACTTTGGAAAAACCTGTTAATATAAATAATGAAGACTATTGGTTTGAATTACAATTTGCTCCTGTGAAAAATGAGAAGGATTTGATTATAGGAGTATTGTTTACTGTAAATGATATTAATGATCGTAAACAGTTACATAGAGAACTTGCTCAAAGCGAGTTGCGATTTCGCACTATATTTGATCAAGCACCTATGGGTATTGCACTTGCTAATTCTTATTCTGGTATTCCTGTCCAAGTAAATCAAAAATTTTGCGAGATTCTGGGAAGTGATTCAGATGAACTAACAAACATCGAATTTTTGAATTTTATCTTTCCTGGCGATAAAGAATTTTATGAAGAAAACATGAATCGTTTAAATTCCGGTAAAATAAAATTATTCGCTATAGAATTACGATTTATAAAAAAAGATGGAAGTTTGATATGGACCCATGTTACATGTGTTCCCCTTTGGAACAAGGACGACAAGATTAGATTAAACATTCGAATTCTGATAGATATAACTCATCGAAAAAAAAATGAAGAGGAATTGAATCAGAATTTAAAAGAGCTAGAAAATCTAAACAATACGAAGGATAAATTTTTTAATATTATAGCGCATGACTTACGTAATCCTTTTTCGGGTATTATGGGCATTGCCGAATTATTAGAAAATCAAGTAATGTCGGATAATAGCGAGTTTGCTGAATATTTAATAAAATACTTGAAGATGATTCAAACATCTTCCAAATCAGCATATAATTTATTGGAAAATTTAATGCAATGGACAAAGTCACAAACTGGAGAGATTCGAATAAATGCTCGAGAGATTTATTTAAAGAATTTAGTGGATGCATCTATAAATATAATTTCTAGCAATGCATTTCAGAAAAATATTTCAGTAGAATGTGAAATTCTATCCGACGAAAAAGTTTTTGCAGACGAATCTATTGTTAATACAATTTTACGCAATTTACTTACAAATGCAATAAAGTTTTCTTATCCTAACGGTAAAGTAATAGTATCCTCTAACGCAAAGGGAGAATTCCTAGAAATATCGATATCAGATTTTGGTGTTGGAATTGCTCCTAATAATATAGAAAAATTATTTAGAATAGATTCTAAATTTATTAATCCTGGAACAAAAAACGAAAAGGGAACAGGGCTTGGATTAATTTTATGTAAAGAATTTACTGAATTACATGGGGGAGAAATCAGGGTTAAGAGTGAAATAGGGAAAGGAAGCACATTCACATTTACATTGCCCAAAGAAAATTTTTAA
- a CDS encoding NAD(P)-dependent alcohol dehydrogenase, translated as MKAIICTKYGSPEVLQLQEVEKPIPKDNEVLIKIHVTTAHIGDTKLRRLEPGLGPMTDFLFKPLMRVMLGFNGPRNKILGMELAGEIESVGKDVTLFKKGDSVFASTELRFGTYAEYCCLPEKGALAIKPKNISFEEAAPISNAGLTALYNLRKAKIQKGQKVLIYGASGSVGTYAVQIAKYFETEVTGVCSTSNLEMVKLLGSDKVIDYTQQDFTSGNETYDIIFDAVGKIESSKRKKSLTKSGIYLSVLDLSSNFKMKAEDLIFLKELCEAGKLKTVIDRRYALDQMVEAHQYVDKGHKKGNVVILVNPVE; from the coding sequence ATGAAAGCAATTATTTGCACCAAATACGGATCACCCGAAGTTCTTCAACTTCAAGAAGTAGAGAAACCAATACCTAAAGACAATGAAGTACTCATAAAAATTCATGTAACTACTGCACATATTGGGGACACTAAGCTCAGACGATTAGAACCTGGTCTAGGACCTATGACAGATTTTTTATTCAAACCCTTAATGAGAGTCATGTTGGGTTTTAACGGTCCGAGAAATAAAATATTGGGAATGGAACTTGCCGGGGAAATTGAATCGGTTGGGAAAGATGTTACACTTTTTAAGAAAGGAGATTCCGTTTTTGCTTCTACTGAATTAAGATTTGGTACTTATGCAGAATACTGCTGCTTACCTGAAAAAGGTGCCCTTGCCATAAAACCAAAAAATATTTCCTTTGAAGAAGCCGCGCCAATTTCCAATGCTGGATTAACGGCTTTGTACAATCTTAGAAAAGCTAAAATTCAGAAAGGTCAAAAAGTGTTAATCTATGGAGCATCTGGAAGTGTTGGTACCTACGCTGTACAGATTGCAAAATATTTTGAAACTGAAGTTACAGGAGTATGTAGTACTAGTAATTTGGAAATGGTAAAATTATTGGGGTCTGATAAGGTTATAGATTATACACAACAAGATTTTACAAGTGGTAATGAGACTTATGACATTATCTTTGATGCAGTGGGAAAGATTGAATCTTCCAAGCGTAAAAAATCCTTAACGAAATCAGGAATTTACCTTAGTGTCCTTGATTTGTCTAGCAATTTTAAGATGAAGGCGGAAGATCTAATCTTTCTCAAAGAACTCTGTGAAGCAGGAAAACTAAAGACAGTGATTGATAGACGTTATGCGCTCGATCAAATGGTAGAAGCTCATCAGTATGTAGATAAGGGTCATAAAAAAGGCAACGTAGTAATTCTGGTTAATCCAGTAGAATGA